In Aedes albopictus strain Foshan chromosome 3, AalbF5, whole genome shotgun sequence, the following are encoded in one genomic region:
- the LOC134290687 gene encoding uncharacterized protein LOC134290687: MKELSGDDASAKSYYLPHHAVLKPDSTTTKLRVVFDASCKTSSGISLNDALMVGPVVQDMIVDITLRFRTHRFALVGDVAKMYRMVLMNAADQQLQRIVWRDSASEPIRTFALTTVTYGTASAPYLATKCLQRLADEGEKSHPAAAKVLRKDFYVDDMLSGVDDIEEGKTLVGQMVELLQSAGFSLRKWNSNSKELLSVVSEGLRDERSILELDSSTAAVKTLGLTWEPSTDCFRFSSPAWNEAAEITKRCVLSDASRLFDPLGLVSPVIIQAKIFLQDLSKHDCEWDEPLSSQLQEQWREYRRNLAGLDGIAVPRWVGTSRSTETIELHGFCDASNKAYGACVYSGSEKNKKSLSTPRLELSSALLLAHLHEKVAKNINAVTKCHFWTDSTIVVCWLSSAARWKQFVANRISEIQHITKGSVWKHVTGEDNPADIISRGMSPAQLQYESRWFNGPKWLMLDNQYWPNSAQINEGSLNQADLEEKAIVAVLPAVSPSEIFGLRSSLVDLVRLTVHIRRFKWNSSPADRSCRKVGCITSQEYDDAVKELVKLSQRECFPQEFADIARHGQVQDSSRISNLNPQLVEGVLCVGGRLKNADVPDGRKHPYILDHRHPFTKIVVVYYHRKYFHAGQQQTVTAVRERFWPTSARNLARQVIHECVQCFRAKPKIQEQLMADLPPERVRPCFPFQKVGIDYCGPFHVVYPHRSNAS, translated from the exons ATGAAGGAGCTTTCCGGCGATGATGCGAGCGCAAAGTCGTATTACTTGCCTCACCACGCTGTTTTGAAGCCAGACAGCACGACTACGAAGCTGCGTGTTGTTTTCGATGCTTCCTGCAAGACGTCCAGTGGAATCTCTTTGAACGATGCCCTAATGGTGGGACCCGTAGTGCAGGACATGATCGTGGACATCACACTCCGGTTCCGTACGCACCGATTCGCCCTCGTAGGAGACGTCGCTAAAATGTACCGCATGGTGCTGATGAATGCAGCCGATCAGCAGCTGCAAAGGATCGTTTGGAGAGACAGCGCTTCAGAGCCGATCCGTACTTTCGCTCTCACGACAGTCACCTACGGTACAGCGTCCGCTCCATACCTCGCAACGAAGTGTCTGCAGCGCCTGGCAGATGAAGGGGAAAAGTCGCATCCTGCAGCGGCAAAGGTCCTCAGAAAGGACTTCTACGTCGATGATATGCTGTCCGGCGTAGACGACATCGAAGAAGGCAAGACACTAGTTGGTCAGATGGTAGAACTCCTGCAGTCTGCCGGATTCTCCTTGCGAAAGTGGAATTCTAACAGCAAAGAGTTGCTGTCAGTGGTGTCGGAGGGTTTGAGAGATGAGCGCTCGATTCTGGAGCTAGATTCGTCTACCGCCGCCGTGAAAACGTTAGGCTTGACATGGGAGCCTAGCACGGACTGCTTCCGATTCAGTTCGCCGGCTTGGAATGAGGCCGCGGAGATTACGAAGCGTTGCGTCTTGTCTGATGCGTCTCGACTGTTTGACCCGTTAGGACTGGTGAGTCCGGTAATCATCCAGGCGAAGATCTTCCTTCAAGATCTTTCGAAGCACGACTGCGAGTGGGATGAACCGCTTAGCTCGCAGCTTCAAGAGCAGTGGCGTGAGTACAGGCGAAATCTAGCAGGCCTAGACGGGATTGCAGTTCCCCGATGGGTCGGAACGAGCCGTAGCACCGAAACGATTGAGCTGCACGGATTCTGTGACGCGTCGAACAAGGCATACGGCGCATGCGTGTAC AGTGGCTCCGAGAAAAACAAGAAGTCGCTGTCAACACCCCGCCTAGAGTTGTCCTCGGCACTTCTCCTCGCTCACCTGCATGAGAAGGTCGCCAAGAATATCAACGCCGTCACCAAGTGCCACTTCTGGACAGACTCGACGATCGTAGTCTGCTGGCTTTCATCAGCTGCGAGATGGAAGCAGTTTGTGGCGAATCGTATCTCCGAAATCCAGCACATTACGAAGGGAAGTGTGTGGAAGCACGTCACCGGTGAGGATAACCCGGCGGACATTATTTCACGAGGAATGAGTCCAGCACAGCTTCAGTACGAGTCTCGATGGTTTAACGGACCGAAATGGTTGATGTTGGACAACCAATACTGGCCCAATTCGGCACAGATCAACGAGGGTAGTCTCAACCAGGCAGACTTAGAGGAGAAAGCGATTGTCGCGGTCCTCCCCGCCGTTTCCCCTAGTGAGATCTTCGGACTTCGTTCATCGCTGGTGGATTTAGTTCGGCTGACTGTTCACATTCGACGGTTCAAGTGGAATTCATCGCCGGCGGATCGGTCCTGTCGGAAAGTAGGCTGCATTACTTCCCAGGAGTACGACGACGCAGTCAAGGAGCTGGTGAAGCTTTCGCAGCGGGAATGCTTTCCACAGGAGTTCGCGGACATCGCTCGGCACGGGCAGgtgcaggattcctccagaatttcgaaCCTCAATCCCCAATTAGTTGAAGGCGTATTGTGCGTTGGCGGCCGGCTGAAGAACGCGGATGTTCCGGATGGCAGGAAGCATCCGTACATACTCGACCATCGGCATCCCTTCACGAAAATCGTCGTAGTATATTACCACCGTAAGTACTTCCACGCTGGTCAACAGCAGACAGTCACGGCAGTTCGAGAGCGATTCTGGCCAACAAGCGCCAGGAATCTAGCAAGGCAGGTTATCCACGAATGCGTGCAGTGCTTTCGTGCGAAACCGAAAATCCAGGAGCAACTGATGGCCGATCTACCCCCCGAGCGAGTCAGACCATGTTTCCCGTTCCAGAAAGTCGGCATCGATTACTGCGGTCCGTTCCACGTGGTGTACCCGCACCGATCAAATGCTTCGTAG
- the LOC134290688 gene encoding uncharacterized protein LOC134290688, whose amino-acid sequence MPDLRTLNKQEHQLRKSLEGIQQFVSGFQTKRDAGQVSVRLEALDKLFSQFLEIRMQIELLLEDAIEDGDGDEEALVEQNDKVRQDFENVYYALKSELQAFQSIGSSTSKSSTLQAPDAQVGTQFAKVKLPEIKLPSFSGKIQEWVPYRDSFRSLIHDSNLLTEVDEFTHLRSSLSGDALQEINCIDLSAANYAVAWKALESRREGYEELNRLISAFEKNLQMLEKIGEKPSDWSTILAYMVCSRLDMATLRHWETHHNSKEVAQYPAVMDFLKSHCSVLQSIAPSRSTVPIQQRQSRPAVCNTSFKSTLKCHFCSEPRHSVFQCARFMRMSVPERIEAANRNKLCRNCLYPGHWARTCEKGTCHQCHQKHHTLLHSDAPKSSVPPTQSRPSTVNPQPRQPQSKPPTPNQQTRTANTANTPDSHTQPATEHATTSQTHVALPITPTQTIILSTALVSIQDRYGNPMVARALLDSCSQHCLMTRGFASKLKLDKTPVYLSIQGIGSSQTVSTKLITAVVGPRSPNISSFVEEMSFHVLPKLTVSLPTASFCVATWNLPNPSLLADPKFFEMGPIDIIIGAEYYMELLKNERRRATKDGPTLQDTVFGWIVSGPVPEGPNTASNSLTHVCSTAEIQDQLSRFWEVETCQSTSTLSVEESACEEFFDRTTFRDEEGRYVVTLPKKERVIQQLGASRSTAIKRFLGVERRLAMNPELKKQYAEFMREYLDMSHM is encoded by the exons ATGCCTGACCTTCGCACGCTTAATAAGCAGGAGCACCAGCTGCGGAAATCACTGGAAGGAATTCAGCAGTTCGTCAGTGGTTTCCAAACGAAGCGAGATGCGGGACAAGTGAGCGTTAGACTGGAAGCATTGGACAAGCTGTTCAGTCAGTTTCTCGAGATCCGAATGCAAATCGAGCTGCTTTTGGAGGATGCGATTGAGGACGGCGATGGCGATGAAGAAGCGCTCGTCGAGCAGAACGACAAGGTACGGCAGGACTTTGAAAACGTATACTACGCGCTGAAGTCCGAACTGCAGGCCTTCCAGTCGATTGGATCCAGTACGTCGAAGAGTTCCACGCTTCAAGCCCCGGATGCGCAAGTAGGAACCCAGTTTGCAAAAGTGAAGCTCCCCGAGATTAAGCTGCCGTCGTTCTCTGGAAAGATCCAAGAATGGGTGCCGTACCGTGACAGCTTCCGGAGTCTTATACACGATAGTAACCTCCTCACGGAAGTGGACGAGTTCACCCATTTGAGGTCTTCGTTGTCCGGTGATGCGCTGCAGGAAATAAACTGCATTGATTTGTCTGCAGCCAATTACGCGGTAGCGTGGAAGGCGTTGGAGAGCCG AAGGGAAGGCTACGAGGAACTCAACCGATTGATCAGCGCTTTCGAGAAGAACCTGCAGATGCTGGAGAAGATCGGCGAAAAACCTTCGGATTGGAGCACGATTCTCGCCTATATGGTTTGCTCCCGATTAGACATGGCTACCCTGCGCCACTGGGAAACCCACCACAACAGCAAGGAAGTTGCACAGTATCCCGCTGTGATGGACTTTCTGAAGAGTCACTGCTCCGTTCTACAGTCGATCGCTCCATCAAGGTCTACGGTTCCCATCCAGCAACGACAATCTCGTCCAGCGGTGTGCAACACATCTTTCAAGTCCACTCTGAAGTGTCACTTCTGCAGCGAGCCACGACACTCTGTATTCCAGTGCGCAAGATTCATGCGGATGAGCGTGCCGGAGAGGATTGAAGCTGCAAACAGGAACAAGCTCTGCCGGAATTGTTTGTATCCTGGACATTGGGCCAGAACCTGCGAGAAGGGAACGTGTCATCAGTGCCATCAGAAGCATCACACACTGCTGCACTCTGACGCACCCAAATCCTCCGTTCCACCCACGCAGTCAAGACCGTCGACAGTTAATCCACAACCTAGACAGCCACAATCCAAGCCGCCAACACCGAACCAACAGACACGGACTGCTAACACTGCAAACACACCAGACTCACACACTCAGCCAGCCACAGAACACGCCACTACAAGCCAAACACATGTAGCTCTCCCAATTACACCGACACAAACCATCATTCTCTCGACCGCACTAGTCAGCATTCAAGACCGCTACGGCAACCCCATGGTAGCACGAGCTCTGCTTGACTCGTGTTCACAGCATTGTCTCATGACAAGAGGTTTCGCTAGCAAGCTGAAGCTAGACAAAACGCCAGTCTACCTGTCGATTCAAGGCATTGGATCGTCGCAAACAGTGTCGACAAAGCTGATTACCGCTGTAGTAGGTCCAAGGTCACCGAACATATCGTCGTTCGTCGAAGAGATGTCGTTTCACGTGTTGCCGAAGTTGACTGTTTCACTGCCGACAGCAAGCTTCTGCGTCGCAACGTGGAATCTTCCAAATCCCTCGCTGCTTGCGGATCCCAAGTTCTTCGAGATGGGACCGATAGACATCATCATCGGAGCAGAATACTACATGGAGCTGCTTAAAAACGAACGGCGGAGGGCAACCAAAGACGGCCCGACTCTACAAGACACCGTGTTCGGATGGATTGTTTCCGGTCCCGTTCCCGAGGGTCCGAATACTGCATCGAACTCCCTAACCCACGTTTGTTCGACGGCGGAGATCCAGGATCAACTTTCCCGGTTCTGGGAAGTAGAGACTTGCCAGTCAACCAGCACGCTGTCGGTCGAAGAATCGGCCTGCGAGGAGTTTTTCGACAGGACGACGTTTCGGGACGAAGAAGGGAGGTACGTAGTCACACTGCCGAAGAAGGAGCGAGTGATCCAGCAGCTAGGCGCCTCCAGATCTACAGCAATCAAGCGCTTTTTGGGAGTAGAACGGCGGCTCGCGATGAATCCAGAACTGAAGAAGCAGTACGCGGAGTTCATGCGCGAATATCTGGACATGAGCCACatgtag